The DNA sequence CTTGGTTCTCATAAAAAGTAATAATCACATAGTTACATGAGAATCGTAAGAGGATAAGAAAAAGTGTATATTACAACCGGTACAGGTAAGTTTTTCTCAACGCCCGAGCAAAGTTGGCTTCTATATTTTTGGGATAATTGTGTAATATATTTGTGTACTACACATTGTTGTAGGTAAGTTAAGCCTAATATGTCAACAGACTAAACATCCAAAAAAAATGAGTAAGGTCACATGTCCTTTTTAGTTTCTTACATATCATTAGTTgtcgaattgaataaattaaataaaaatgacggacataataaaataaagatgtGTTAAGGACTAGTAAGGGAGTCTGAGAATTGAGATGCTAGTAAGGTCTGCAGAAAGGTTGCATGTTATAGAAGCGATGGCATGGCACCGAATGGGACCTACTCAAATGAATCTAAGGGCCTGCTTTGACGTGGTCAGACGTTGTTGCCTTCGTGGATTTCACTTTGGATTTACGCAATATACAGAATTGGATCCACTCCAGACCTTAGTGTTTGGAGTTCAGGGATTCACAAATCTGGGCCACACAAATTGAATTCGACAGTTCCTATTAACTTATTTCGATGTCTCATCTCACACAAACCAATGACTTTGATCTCTTTTCCACACAAATCAAAGACCTAAATTTTGGAATTCCTAAACTCCAGATACTAAGGTTTAGAGTGGATCCAATTCTCACAACACACATGCACTTCTAGTTGCATTGGAAGTTTTACTCTCCTAGTCTTGTCtctaaagttgtactctttttcttcTATTAATTATAAAGGGGTGCAGActtatttgtgaaaaacaaaaaggtataTATGCAATATTGGGTCATATCTAACAAACAAATTGGTCTCCGACTTAGAGTTACTATTTAGtgatattcatatttacttgtaagtaagagattttAAATCCGAATAAAGATGAAACTACATTTAGTAGACGGCATTGTAGCACTTCTATTTGAGAAGTGGTCAGTCATACCTTTATTTGTTACAatgtaatttattaaaatataatctCGCTAACATCACTCATTAAACTTTAACTCTGATGATAGACGTGAAGATGAGTAAGAATTGAAAGGAGTATCGACGGAAGGCTCCATCTGCCATTGAGTCTCCACGTATAATGTATGAGGACATATTCATTGCATCCGCACATCCCTCTCTGTTTACATTTTGTTCACTTTGTTGTTTGTATGCTAACCTTTCCAGACATttgtactaattttttttgtatagttttttggtttagggttgagggtttggCATCGCTCATGTCTCAATGTCTCTCATGCATGTGCGTGTTGGACTTGGTCGGGTCATGTTTTCCATTAATTTGGTCGTGTCTTAGCCAGACAAGATATCATTCGTCTTTCTTGACGGACTTTTGCGTGGAAGATGTTTGTTTGGCAATTGACCTAGGGTGCGGAAGGGGTCTGTGCCTGGCAGGGCGACGGAGCCAGAAATGTACCATGTTGATCTGAACGAGAGAGAAAATTTGCCGTCAAAGATGTACCAGTGTGGTGACGGTCAATCTTTCCTCTGATGTATAAGACAGACCAAAGCCAGCGAGCGTTTCAACGTAAAAGCGCACAAATGCATAGGAACATAAGGATGTATTGTGGTTCACTCTAAATGAGGGCCTTTTATAAGACGAGTTCTTTCCCTTTGATACACTTCATGGGCTAGATAGTAAGGCTCAAATAGTTTTAAAAGAAGACCGGTCAAACCGCACCATTCTCAATGTAGCATGATAGTTACCAACCATTTCAACCAACTTGTATAATTGACCAccaaatacaaaagaaaaaatactgTTGACTTTAGGAGTGTCAACTTTACCAAGTATATAATGTTGGTTGTTCTATATGTAGACTATTTGTCACTTGATGAAATAGACTTTAAAATTTGTCAAACTAATTCCCTAATATGCATGTTCACATACTTGAAATCGGATTAAGAAAATCAGAATGAGCAAGGATCCGGTAGACTTGAACCTTGTTCCTACATGATCCGATCAATTCGATTAGGCACTCGCCATCTATTTTCACTATTCAACTCTTTGACAGCACGAAAAACCATTGTTCAACTCTTTGATAACATGACAAACCAAAAGCTCTGCCCTCCCCTCTATCTATCCAAGGGATGGAAAGCTATGAAGAATCATATTCCTTACAAATTAGGAATGTTATTCCCAATTTCGTGTAGGGCTCATGTAATTTGTGATTCATTGATACAAGAAAGGGAAAACCCGGAATAAGAGTGACTCGTTCTTATCATTCCCGATTTTGGTTAGCGATAGGGTTGTAGAGGATTTGAAACTCCAACCCAAAGTCTCTCAGCTGAAACTGTAGTACGTAAATAAACTGAACAAAAAGGCAATTCATCTACAATCTTGACATCCGATAATGTTAAATTGTAAATGCAGCAATGCAATTCTAAACATATTGCAGAACATCTTTTATCGGCATCAAGCCATGTCAAGCAAgaaaatatatagtaaaaaGTTGTGGCCCTTCCAACGAAACTATGCCAACGCAAACCGTGGGGAGCAATCATAGAAACTCTTGTGCTTCCTACTGAGTAAAGACGGAAACTAGTGCAATGTCAACATTGTGAATCATGGCAAACAAAAAGATATCACTGAAACATAATTCCTTGTATGATTTTCTACTCTCAGTAACATTGATAAAACATCAGCAATTCAACTTGGAAACCAAAAGACGGCAGCATTCAATCTCACAATATCATAGCatcattatttatttcattgcaGCAGACAAGACAACGCTGTTAAACGATAGCAGCATCTCTTTCTTTTGACGTTGCCAACAGTAACAGATATTCGAATCTCTCAAATTCTTTCAGGTTTTTTTAATCACTCGTTCATTTATAAGCATAAGAAAAAGTTAACTTCAATcaacaaaaaggaaaaccaGTGAATATGAGAACTCACTACCAAGGCTTGTTCAAATGACAATTCTGAGCCAAATAAGGGTCGAAAATGGCAAAGTTATCATGCTTCATGACAGGTTTGTCCAAGCAAGGAGTAATCTAAATGATATTACACGAATTTGATGAACGTTTACAGTTTATTAAGAAAAATGGTAAGACAAAGAAAACAGGCTTCCTAGGTTTTGAAGTTGGGGAAGAAACATTCTTCCTAACAACATTACATGAATACATGGGTGCACATGCACAAGTagacacaaactaaagtgacgAACAATCTTACAATAACACAAGCACCCGAAACAGACTATTGTTTCTCGGAAGGCATTCCACTGGTAACTTCAAGCTCTGTCTTGCAGTCGTCCCTCAAATTTTTTAGCGTGACATAACTGTCTTGCTGCCAAACAGAAACCAGAGAATTAATCACATTAAGACCTCCAAAAGGAAAAGTCAGcagttaacaaaaaaattaatctccaatataatgattttacaaaattagGTTGACTATCGGAACCACTAACACAGGTATACACCAAACTAATTAGTCACGTAAATCTGGGTTTTCCTCCACTGCCTTATGGCCAACAATAGGATGTGGTGAAAAGTCTATGGATCATTAGCATAAGAAAGATTCTCCAAattaggaaaaataaaaacgatAAGAAAGTTTCTTCCCAAAGAAAGTGCAAGCCAGGCCATAGTAAACAAAGTTATACTCACAAGATGGTTGCTTTCATGAACAAGCACATCCTCCATGTTAAGAAAGAGTGATCTCCACTGACTTGAGAGATCATATTCAAGTTTTGACACTTTGTTTGGGTGTAGTCGTCCCTTGGTATCACTCTCTTTTCCCTTGACACTTTTCTCAACCAATACGTTCACTTCTCTTTTACTCTTCTTCAGTGCTAAAGATAAAATGTAGAATTAATGAACAATAAATATTTCAAAGTAAAAGGGAAAAACAACAATATCTCTCTTCCCACCACAGTTACATTTCACAGAGTCTACACAAACGTACCAACAATTGAAAGGCTAAAATTGAATTACTGAACAGTAAAATATTGAAGAATGGAAAGAATAGTCGAAGACATCTTAAGATGTTTCACCATAGCAACATTTCCTACACATTCTGCACAAACTCACCACCAATTCGACCCTTGATATCCTGGTATTGGAGGTCTGACAAGATGTGAGCAGCTGATAATCAGATTCCAAAAGAACCAAACTTATGTTAGTCTACATTTTAACGTCCATATCACACGCAATCAGTTATAAAAACTAACATAACCAAGAGTTGTAATACCTTTTAAGCAAAACGAACAAGAGCAATCTTTGAGCAAGTCATCACCTACACTCAAATCAGCACTGCCACCACCCTTAAGAGCCGTGCATCTTTCCAACTTCTCAAATTCATGGACTTTCGAGCAATTTTGCGACCTAGGCAACATCGACCACTCATTAGAACCATATTTGGTTGCTGCCACTTGACCAACACCAAGACCCTTTTCGTCATTACCATGAACAACAGTGACTAATCCTTCATATAGAGGAACGCTTTGATTAATTTCTGAAATATGTCCCACTTTCTTGTATTGACATTTCTCCCCGCCACCACAACAATCATTCTTGCACATTCCTGAGCATTTTGAAATTGAAGCAATGGACGACGCATTATCAATCAATGCATCGCCGACTTCGCTAGCATTAGCTCCACTGTCACTGGACTTTTCCCCAATATCATTAGACATCGTCAAGGTAACAGAATCACTGTTGTCATTCGAGGAATCATCAATGTCACTATAAGTAGGTGAAAACACAGATTCTTGAGTGCCCTTTGGCGAAGATAAAGCTTCAGGGTTACAATCTACTCCGGTTTTTTTCTCGCATTTCTCTCTTACTAAATCCTCAACCCCTAAAAACACTTGCTTTGCAACTTTTGAACCCCTATGTTCGCAATCAACATTTTTACCAACTGCATTTAGAGATTTAGTACCCGAATCAGCTGAAATCATCGAAAACCCCCTTTTTATGGGCCGGTTGGTCAAATCACCGAGAACCCGTCGGGATTTGTAAAACCCATCGGTCGAATTATCACTACTCATAGTGCAATTCAATTGCAGAAGGATAACAAAATCGAAATCTAACCAACCAAATTAAGCATTCAACTTCAAAATCTCGAAACCCTAAAAACCCCAGTTCTTCTGctcgccaaaaaaaaaaaaaaggattctcCACCCTCTGATCCAAacgaaacaaagaaaattagccAATTACAAAGCGAAAACActctaaatttgaaaaaaaaaaaaagctgcatATTAGTGTTAAATTAGGAAATCTCAACTGGAGATTAAACCCTAGATGCGCGGATATGATAAAAACAAGagtaattgaaatttaaaaacgtAATTAGGGGATAAACAGATTACTGACCTTTTTTGAATCTGGGAAATGTTAGGAGATTGAGATGGAAGAAATCTGAGTGAAGATCTGGAAATGGACAAGTGTGGGCGGGTTTTCGAATAAAATCCGAAAGAGTGAGGGAAATTTAAAAACTCAAACTCAAAACTTGTTGAGGCGGGAGTCGGCGGACACTGATCCGGACCCGCCCTTCTAAGGTTATCTTCAAGTGAAGGAGGGTCAAGCCTCATTTATCTCTAGTtcttcaaaaaattaatattttaataaacagtatcAGGTTATTTTTTTAGGCCATCTTTAACTGAAGGTTAGTCAGAAAGTTCGTTTTAATCATCTGGTCttccaataaattaatattttaatgaacaatgcagTGCCATATTTTTTACTATCTTCGACCGAGGGTCAAAAggtcatagggctcgttttagccttgtcacaaaaaattgtctccaaccgagggccaaacataatttattatttaaaaacaacttaaatttaaatccaacaactaagtgacgtcagctagctgttagatttgaattttttttgggctataaatagggtggatattggactataattcacacacctttgaattcaatctatttcaattcaagtttgcaatgaattccaacaaGGGGTCctaatccaattccaaattggaagaaaaataggCGCATATAAGACGAAAAGATGAtgagtctgatgaagaagatgaagcatggcACAACACACAAAATAGAGCAGCAGCCATGGTGTGTCAGCCAACTaaggaacaacctcaatggggtggctctgttgctggtcgctcttacaaaccacaaaacaaagCGATGACACATGCCAATTTGATGAACTATCCCATCATGCAGTCTAATGACCGCAAAGCTGAGGACTGTGGGTTTCCGTGGAAGACCTGTCTCACCTAATGGCAAGGAAGCTTATGCAGAAGGTCGACAAAGCCAACTGTTGTATTAGAGGTGGTTGGCTCGTATGACACATGgatctggcatgctttctttCGAGTCCCtagatcccaaaatgacattatagTTCTTGGGTGTTCACCCATTTTCAATAGGCTGACGGAAGGTAAAgcacctcaacttgactactacatcaacgaCCATTACTACAATGTGGGATATTACTTGGCAAAtggcatctacccaaagtgggcgacacttgtccaagcaattccaaaccctgcGAATGACGTCaaaaagttgtttaccttacaccaagaggcataccggaaagatgttgagagacctttcggtattctacaagcacaGTGGAAGATCATCAGTGAACCGGCAAAAGGGTGGAGTCGAGAcaatttggactccatcatgatgtcttgcatcatattacataACACGATTATGGAGGATGAGCAagatgggtatattgatggaAAGTCTGAAGATGACCAAGACGATCTAAATAGATCAAGAATGGCTCGTGCAAAAATGTATGATGGGCCTAATATGCCTTTCAATTCAAGAATtggtaatatctctttaaatgagtacatgagacGCTATAAAATGATACATTCCCGTGCCAcgaacaagtacctacaacaggatcttgttgcacatatttgggccaaaagaagcatggagtaagtgtttaagttttatgttgttaaatgttttttaaaatgttgtttaagtttcacgttgttaaatgttttatttttatgttgtataatttttatgttgtttaatgttatttaatgtgtttaatattgtttaatgtgtttcatgttacttaatgttatttaatgtttaatGGTGTTGGAAGTTagaggggaaaaaaaagaatttttacaatctttaaaacaaattttgaaaaaaaaaaaaaaaaaaattaaataactgCTAGCTGACCAttgcaaatttgaattttagccCGGCCCGGGGCTGATTGGTTTAGGCTGGCTGGTTGTGTAATGCCCCGCCTCGAAAATTTACTTTTTTCGGAAAATAAATTCGTTGATAGGCCAAATTAAACTCTTATTGCTTTAACTACAATTAATCGCGATTTTTTATCTAAATTCCTTAATTCCTCATATTTCTATAACCATATTTTAAAACTTCTAAAACATATTATTCACTTAACAATTTTATCCtcaatttcttctattaaaaCCACTTCTCAACAAAAGATTAATTTTCGAGTAATTAAGGCTGCATCTAACtctgttagactgcctacatacccttgAGCGGGATCAAGCCTTTCATAGTTCACAATTCAATAACCAAAccaatttcaaaaaatattcaattaatcaaaataTCTAACATTTGTGTTAATAATCAAAACACGTCAAATagataccaaaaaaataatttgaataaTGAAATTCGCATAAAAATGCAATGTCTGATCACTGACCACGAGCCGCCGTAGGTGGCGATCAGACGCCTCGACTCGTCGGAAAATTTCACAATTTctaaaaatttccaaattttataGAAATGTAGAGCAAGTTAAGGGGAACAACTTTTATACCTGGGCTGAAGTCTAACTCAGCCGGGAAAAGCCCCAATTTCACTCAAACCCGTCGAAAACCCTAGAATTTTGGTGGTTCAATCCGTCGCCACCGGTGCTCCACCACCCCAACCAAGGCTTGGGACATGTTCTTGGGTTCACTAGGAGTCCattggtagtggtggtggttggaGTTACCTTTAAATTTGGTGTATTGCCACCACGAACCCACCGCACCCATCATGTGGGTTTTTGTAATTTCAAGGCCAATTTTCCATCGTTCCATGGGTGgacaatgaagaagaagagtcGTGATGATGGATGCAGGTGATGGGGTGTACTAATTCACCAGAGAAATGGTGCAACACCGTCAAAAAATCACACTAGGAGGCCGGGTCCTAACCGGGTCACAAAGAACAAACGGGTGGAAGGGAAGGGACCAGTTTCCCCTCCTTCTCACCTCCCTTCTTTCCCCTCCTTGTTTCTCATCCCCATTGGTTCACTATTCTTCTCTCTTTGCCCCATTGGTCACCCCCTTTCTTCCTTCCTCTCTCATTGTTCCTCCCATTCTCTCAGCCACTCCCGTGGCTTCcgccctttctttcttttttttttctttttttttttttttttttttttttaattcaagaCAAGGCTCCTATAATTATCTAGACTTCCAGAAGTTATAAGGAAATGAATATTTTGCCCCTATCTTCGTTCGTTTCTATTTCATACGTTATTACTCCGTTTGGCGAACAGTTTTCACCTACACACTCTTGAGATcgagtgacacaccccgatcgagatcagggcatgctggccgtcacgtggaagtgacgtaaccatgtgcacagtgcggaagctaataaaataataataaaagtagtacgaataaataaaatccagctttacacaaagtaagagcatacatgtgcaagcgtgaGTGTGAAAACCAAAGTTCAAAgctcgaagacctaatgcagtccgggagaaaataacgttacaaaaacacacccaaaggtggtcctacactggtaataatctgtcagatatgccggggaaatcctcaaggaagccaccaaaagtgctagccaactagaacctggaggggcgcaaaacagaaagtgtgagtgggcaaaaacaaagcttttcaaaaaccatttcataaacaagttctaacccctcgccgtaaaacctgtatacttcccagaaaaatagaatatacatatatatatatatatatatatatatcatgctcggaaatatgtcatgccaaaagcctcgaaataaaatgcaagtgctcaagtaatgtcaatcaatgccatgtaatctgtcagccggagtcacctatcgtgacctgtatggctgaatctagagctcaaatctccatctcactaattatacctacacacgagtcgaaaccacctaaagtggtctgtatgacaggactgggtgtataataagtacgctcaagtgctacgatcacgtgaagactgggcgaataatcgcgcgtcacctacaagtcgaaaccacctaaagtagtctgtacgacaggactgtgcacctaacttggatccaagatgagcgtgtggcgtgggaggtgaacatcacgtgaaggactgtgcccaactttcggcgagagcactaacaccgggggtgcaggttatgagttcTCTATgaatctcaaatcactactgaacataaacataaatcataactcacctggcacttacctgtgcgtccacaacaccaatacacatataaatatatgcaactaataatgcgtaaataaatggcaaacaataagcatggcatataaacgaataaacgtttcattCACTTtttgggaaaagtataagtatataggtatatacgaaaaaccaaaagctcactcactggtatgtagaagggtcgtaacccccttgcctcgagtgaccgcgctcgtcctcgggataggtctcacctatatgcgaaacaactataaaaacgttaattttaaaacacataaccaacatcacg is a window from the Pyrus communis chromosome 16, drPyrComm1.1, whole genome shotgun sequence genome containing:
- the LOC137721217 gene encoding uncharacterized protein, which codes for MSSDNSTDGFYKSRRVLGDLTNRPIKRGFSMISADSGTKSLNAVGKNVDCEHRGSKVAKQVFLGVEDLVREKCEKKTGVDCNPEALSSPKGTQESVFSPTYSDIDDSSNDNSDSVTLTMSNDIGEKSSDSGANASEVGDALIDNASSIASISKCSGMCKNDCCGGGEKCQYKKVGHISEINQSVPLYEGLVTVVHGNDEKGLGVGQVAATKYGSNEWSMLPRSQNCSKVHEFEKLERCTALKGGGSADLSVGDDLLKDCSCSFCLKAAHILSDLQYQDIKGRIGALKKSKREVNVLVEKSVKGKESDTKGRLHPNKVSKLEYDLSSQWRSLFLNMEDVLVHESNHLQDSYVTLKNLRDDCKTELEVTSGMPSEKQ
- the LOC137719889 gene encoding uncharacterized protein, translating into MTAKLRTVGFRGRPVSPNGKEAYAEGRQSQLLLTEGKAPQLDYYINDHYYNVGYYLANGIYPKWATLVQAIPNPANDVKKLFTLHQEAYRKDVERPFGILQAQWKIISEPAKGWSRDNLDSIMMSCIILHNTIMEDEQDGYIDGKSEDDQDDLNRSRMARAKMYDGPNMPFNSRIGNISLNEYMRRYKMIHSRATNKYLQQDLVAHIWAKRSME